Part of the Streptomyces europaeiscabiei genome is shown below.
ACGTCACGTCGCGCGAGCGTGTACGTGGCCGCCTGGTCCCTGCCGTTGACGAGCACGGTGTGCGCCTTGCCCGGCGTCAGCGCGCACAGCACCCACCCGTTGGTGCTGGCACTGCGGTCGCAGATCTTCCTGCCGTCGGCGTCGACCACGGAGAACCGGGCGGCGACACCGCCGGACGTGGCGATCAGCTGGAAGACCTCGGCTTCCGTGTGCTCGCCCTCCGGAACGCTCAGACAGCGCGAGAAGACCCCGCCGCCCGTGCCGAACGTGGCCCGGGCGCCGTCGTCGGCGAAGCTCCCGCTCGGCAGTTCGGCGCAGCCCTCGGGGGTGTCGGTGCGGACGAGGTCGAGCGCGTACGCCCCGGTCGTACCGGAGTCCGCGCGCACGAGCAGGCGGTAGGGCGCCGTGCCCGCCGGCTCGCAGGTGCCCGTGTTGAGCGCCTCGTCGGTGCACTGGGTGACGCCCTCGCCGTCCAGGACTTCGACCGCCGGTCGGGGCCCCGGCCCACCGAGCTTGGTCAGCGCCGCGAACCGCGCTCCCTCCGAGCCGGGCAGCAGCAGGCAGTCGTACTCCCCCGCGCCGCCGAACTCGCCCTCGTGGCGCCCCCATTCGACGGACCGGCAGCCCTCGGTGCCGGTGCGGTCGAGGAAGGCCGTGGCGTACTGGGGGTCGCTGACGCGATTCGGGTCGCCCACCACCAGCGTGTAGGGCCCGGCTGCGGGGAAGGTGCACCAACCGCCCGCCTGGCAGACCTTCTTGCCCTCGCCGTCGTAGACGTACGACCACAGGGCCTCGTTCTGCTCGGGGTCCACCGGGCTCACCAGGAACCGGCCCGCCGCGGGCACGGTCAGCGAACGGCAACGCAGAGTGCCGGGCGCGGGCGGGGTGCCGTACGCGCCGGTCGTCAGGGCCGGGCAGCCCTCGGCCGCGGAGAGCCGACGGATCTGCAGCCGCTCATCGGCGGGCAGCCCGCTGTCGGAGAAGCCGTACGACAGCACCCGGTACGGGCCGTCGCCGGGCAGGACACAGCCGTGCTCGTCGTCCTCGCCGCGCTCGCAGATGTCCGTGCCGGTCTCATCGGTGATCCACTGCCGGACGTCGCCCCTGTACACGTTGACGCGCTCGCCCGGTTCTCCCCGGAACGGCAGGCAGTCGACCTGCACCGGGCTGACCACCCTGAACGTCGCCGAGGGCAGGTCCCACGATGTGCCCACGGCCGGGGCACAGCCCTCGGACCCGGCCAGCGGAACCACACCGAGCTGGTAGTCGGTGGCGTCGAAGCCCCCCGAGTTGTCCACCACCACGGTGTAGGCGCCGGCCGCCGGGAAGTCGCACCAGCGCACGCCGTAGTTGGGGGCGGTGCACTCGGGCTCGGTGCCGTCGGCACCGCGGACCACCACGAAGGCCTCGTGGCGGGGGTCCGCGAGCGACACCTGGTGGCGGCCCGCCTCGGCGGTGACCGTGTGGCAGGCCCTCGCCCCACCGGCGAGCGTGCCACGGGCGACGGAATCGCCCGGATCCCCGAACGGCGCGAGCGCGAGCGGCGCGCACTCCACCGGGTCGTCGGCGCGGGCGGTCCCCGCCCCGGTCAGGGTCAACAGCGAGGTGAGCAGCGAGACCAGAACGGTCAGCGCGAGCAGCGGCACAACAGGCCGCCCGCGTCTCCGTCTCACGGGCAGGCTCAAGGCCGGCATGGGTTCCCCCCGGAACGGTCGGAGCCCGCGGAACGGTCGGATCCCGGGCTCACGTGGTCAGTGAGGCGATGTTCGCACACAGGTGTGACACAGCACTCACGGATTTCCCGGGGGTTGTCGAGCCGTCAACGCCGACTCGTGCCGTCAACGCCGACTCGTGCCGTCAATGCCGAGGTGCCCTCAGTGCCGCCCCGCCACCCGGTCCGCCCACCGCGCCAACCGCGACGACTCCCCCTTGTGCGAGGCGGCTTCACGCCGGTCGGCGGTGCGATACGTCGCGTACATCCCCTGCACCCCCGCCCAACGCAACGGCTCCGGCTCCCATTTGCGCACCCGGTGGTTCACCCACGGCAGCGACGTCAGCTCCGTCGCCCCGGCCTGCCCCGAGTCCCGCTGGACGAGGTCGCGGAGGGTGCGGGCGGCGAGGTTGGCGGTGGCCACACCGGAGCCGACGTAACCGCCCGCCCAGCCGAGCCCCGTCGACCGGTCCAGGGTGACCGTGGCACACCAGTCGCGGGGGACCCCGAGCACACCCGACCATGCATGGTCGACCTTCACCCCCGCCAGCGAGGGGAAGAACTTCACCAGGATCTCGTACAGCGCCTCGATCGTCGCCGCCTGCGTACGCCCGTCGTTGTCCGTCCGCGACCCGAAGCGGTACGGCACCCCGCGGCCACCCAGCGCGATCCGGTCGTCGGCGGTGCGCTGGGCGTACATGTACGCGTGCGCCATGTCACCGAGCGTCTCGCGGCCCTCCCAGCCGATCGCCGCCCACTGCGCGGGGGTCAGTGGCTCGGTGGCGATCATCGACGAGTTCATCGGCAGCCAGGTCCGCCGCTGCCCCTTGAGGTTCGCCGTGAAGCCCTCCGTGCAGCGCAGCACATAGGGCGCCCGGACCGTGCCGTACGGCGTGACCGCGTGCCCCGGCCGGATCTCGGTCACCGGCGTCAGCTCGTGCACGGTCACCCCCAGCCCCTCGACGACGGCCGCCAGCCCCGTCACCAGCTTCACCGGGTTCAGCCGCGCCCCGTGCGGCGTCCACGTCGACCCCACGGCATCGGCGACCCGGATCCGCTCGGCCGTCTCCCGCGCGCCGTACAGCTCGCGGTCGACCTCCCCGTACGCGAGTTCGTGTTCGTGAAAGGCCTTGAGCCGCCCCGACTGAGCCGGGGTGTAAGCGACTTCGAGCACCCCGCCCCGATGGATGTCCGCCTCGATCCCCTCCGCCCCCGCCACGCGCACGACCTCGTCGACGGTCTCGTTCATGGCCCGCTGCAACCGCATGGCGGCCTCCCGCCCGTGCAGCCGCGCGTACCGGTCCCGTCCCGCGATCCCGTTGTAGAGCCACCCGCCGTTGCGCCCCGAAGCCCCGTACCCGCAGAACTTCCGCTCCAGGACGACGACCCGCAGAGAAGGGGCGGCCTTCTTCAGGTAGTAGGCCGTCCACAGCCCGGTGTACCCACCCCCGACGATCACCACGTCGGCGGACGCGTCCCCGGCCAGCGGCTCCCTGGGAACGGGAAGGCCGGCCTGCGCGTACCAGAAGGAGATCCCACCGTTGACGGTGCCGGCGATCGCGTCCGAGCTGCTCATGGCCGGACGCTAACCCCTGCCGACAGGCCCTGTCTCCTACGGATTTCGTGGCGTACGTGCCGCCTCCGGGCCGGAAATCCAGAGAACTCCGGGAAGGCGCACGCGTAGTGTCACCCGCATGATCGACGCCATCTCGGTACCGGAGGAACTGGCCGCCACGCTGGAGATGTTCTTCGACGAGAAGGGCGTGGCCTTCGCCGCCGCCCTTCCGGACCTGGCCACCGCATTCCTGAACCGGTGGGGGCTGCGCCTCGACGGGCCGGCCATGCACGGCATGTGCGCCCTGGTCCTGCCCGTGGTCCGCACGGCCGACGACACCCCTGCGGTCCTCAAGCTCCAGATCCTCGACGCCGAGAGCGAGGGCGAGCCGGTCGCCCTGCGCGTCTGGGACGGCGACGGGGCGGTACGGCTCCTCGCCCACGACGGCGAAACAGGCACCATGCTGCTCGAACGCCTCGACCCGGCCCGCATGCTGTCCCACGAGCCCGACACCCGCAAGGCCGTCCTGGTCATCGCCCGCCTCCTGGCCCACCTGACCACCGCACCGGCCCCGCCTGCCATGCGCCGCCTGTCCGACATCGCGACGGACATGCTGGACCGCACCCCACCGGTCCTGGCCCGCATCCCGGACACGTCCGACCGCCGCCTGATCGCGGACTGCGCGGCAGCGCTGCGCGAGGTCGTGTCCGAACCCGGCGACCGCCTCCTCCACTGGGACCTGCACTTCGACAACGTCCTGGGCGCCGACCGCGCACCCTGGCTCGCCATCGACCCCAAGCCCCTGGCCGGCGACCCCGCCTTCGAACTCTGGCCGGCCCTGAACAACCGCTTCGACCCGAACGAGGTCCCCTGGCGCTTCGACGCGATGACGGACGTCCTCTCCCTGGACCGCGACCGCGCCCGAGCCTGGACCCTCGCCCGCCTCCTCCAGAACGCCGTCTGGGAGATCGAAGAAGGCCGCCCCCTGGACCCCGACGACCTGGAACTCGCCCGCCGACTCCCCTGACCCACCCCTCCAACAACAAGATCCCGGGCCACCATCGCGACCCGGGATCCCCGGAGCCCCCTGTCGGATTCGAACCGACGACCTACGCATTACAAGTGCGTTGCTCTGGCCAGCTGAGCTAAGGAGGCGTGGCCCCTCGCGGGGGCGCCCGTGCAGTGTACCCACGTCACAGGGCGTACTCGTCGAAAATTTCCGCGAAGTTCACAGGGGTCCAGGTACTGACAGACCAGGTGAACGCCAGGTACCGTCCTGACCCAATCCACTCTCGTGGACTACACCACCGTGGAACCGTCCGCGGTGGATCACCACCTTTACTCGGATCGTCCGGCACGTTCCTGCCGGTGAAGGGGGCCTACGACCCATGGCCACAGTCTCGTTCGACAAGGCGACCCGCATCTACCCGGGTTCCACGAAGCCCGCCGTCGATGCTCTGGAGATCGACATCGAGGACGGCGAGTTCCTCGTCCTCGTCGGTCCGTCCGGTTGCGGCAAGTCCACCTCGCTCCGCATGCTCGCGGGTCTTGAGGACGTCAACGGCGGCGCCATCCGCATCGGTGACCGCGACGTCACGCACCTGCCGCCGAAGGACCGGGACATCGCCATGGTGTTCCAGAACTACGCGCTGTACCCGCACATGTCGGTCGCCGACAACATGGGCTTCGCGCTCAAGATCGCCGGTGTGAACAAGGCGGAGATCCGGCAGAAGGTCGAAGAGGCCGCCAAGATCCTCGACCTCACCGACTACCTGGACCGCAAGCCGAAGGCCCTCTCCGGTGGTCAGCGTCAGCGTGTCGCCATGGGCCGTGCCATCGTGCGTGAGCCCCAGGTCTTCCTCATGGACGAGCCGCTGTCGAACCTCGACGCCAAGCTCCGTGTCTCGACGCGTACGCAGATCGCGTCCCTGCAGCGCCGCCTCGGCATCACCACCGTCTACGTCACCCACGACCAGGTCGAGGCCATGACGATGGGCGACCGTGTGGCGGTCCTCAAGGACGGTCTGCTCCAGCAGGTCGACACCCCGCGCAACATGTACGACCGCCCGGCCAACCTCTTCGTCGCCGGCTTCATCGGCTCCCCGGCCATGAACCTGGTCGAGGTCCCGATCACCGACGGCGGTGTGAAGTTCGGCAACAGCGTCGTCCCGGTCAACCGTGACGCCCTCAAGGCCGCCTCCGACAAGGGTGACACCACGGTCACCGTCGGTGTCCGTCCCGAGCACTTCGACATCGTGGAGCACGGCAGCGCCGTCGCCTCCACCCTGTCCAAGGACTCCGCCGACGCCCCGGCCGGCCTCGCCGTCACCGTCAACGTCGTCGAGGAGCTCGGCGCCGACGGTTACGTCTACGGCACCGCCGAGGTCGACGGCGAGACCAAGGACCTCGTGGTCCGCGTCAACGGCCGCCAGGTCCCGGAGAAGGGCGCGACGCTGCACGTCGTGCCGCGTCCGGGCGAGAACCACGTGTTCTCGACCTCGACGGGCGAGCGCCTCTCCGACTGAGCCGGACACGGTGCGTTCGTGACCGTTCGCGAAACCACCGGCCCGGGATAAATCACCCAGGTTGACGAAGAAGGCCTCGCAAACATCTGCGGGGCCTTCTTCGTTGCCACCAACTACCCCGACAAATAGGTTCATTTCGACCAGCGTGCGTCAACCCGCCACCCTCGGGACGGCGCTTCGACATCCCCCGTACCGGTGACCTAATGTCGCCATATCACTACCCCGCGCTACCCTCACTCGCGTGAAGCACACCCACACCCACACCCAACGGACGCGGCACGGCCGCGGTCCCGCCCGCCGGATCGGCCGCTCCCTGGCCCTGGTCCTGCCCGTCGTCCTGGTCCTCTCCGGCACCCTCGCGGTCACCCGGGTCAACTGGTCGGGCTCCGACCCCGCGGAGTCGGTGCTGGCCGGCTCGGAGGTCTCCCAGCGCGCCAAGACCCGCGCCCCGCACGAGGTGCTGCGCGACAAGCTCCTCGTGGAGCTCCAGGAGGAGGACCCCGGCGTCGCCCTCACCCACCTCCAGCAGGCGGTGAACGGCCGCCCCGCGCTGGCGAAGCACTGCACCTCCATCGCCCGCGCCCTCGGCCGCGCCGCGGTCCGCGCCTACGGCCCCACCCGCGCCCAGTCCTACGCCCGCCCGGTCTGCGACACGTCCTTCGCGACGGGAGTGGCCGCCCAGTACAGCTGAGGCCCGCTCACAGCGCCGCTGAGGGCCACGCGGGGCCGTAGAAGCTCCCCCAGGCGGCTTCCACGGCTCCCCACGGCCTTCAGCAAGCTCCCAAACGGCTCCCAGAGGTCCCGGAGGATTCCCCAGGGCTCCAGGGCTCGCACCCCGTATACCGCCCCGTTCCCACCCCGTATACCGATCCCAGGGCCGTGCTCCCGCGAACGGGGCGCCACGTACAGTTCGGTCATGACCGATCCGAACGCCGCGTCGCGCCCCGTTCAAGCCGTGGTCCTCGCCGGTGGCCAGGGCTCCCGGCTGCGTCCGTACACCGACGACCGGCCCAAGCCCATGGTCGAGATCCCCGGTACGGGCACCCCGATCATCGGCCATCAGCTCACCTGGCTCGCCGAGGAGGGCGTGACCGACGTGGTCGTCTCCTGCGGCCACCTCGCCGACGTCCTGCAGAAGTGGCTGGACTCGGCCGACCTGCCGGTCCGCGTCACCACGGTCGTCGAGACGGAACCCCTGGGCCGAGGTGGAGGCCTCAAGTACGCCGCCTCACACCTCCCCCACCCCGACCGCCCCTGGTACGCCACCAACGGCGACATCTGGACCCGCTTCTCGCTCCGCGACATGGCGGACTTCCACGCCGAACGCGACGCCCTGGCCACCCTCGCCCTGGCTCGCCCCCGCATTCCCTGGGGCGCCGTGAAGACGGACGGCTTCGGCCGCGTGACGGACTTCATCGAGGCCCCGCCCACTACGTACGAGATCAACGCCGGCGTCTACGTCTTCTCCCCCGAGTTCACCGACCTCCTCCCCGCCCGGGGCGACCACGAGCGCACCACCTTCCCCC
Proteins encoded:
- a CDS encoding NAD(P)/FAD-dependent oxidoreductase; the encoded protein is MSSSDAIAGTVNGGISFWYAQAGLPVPREPLAGDASADVVIVGGGYTGLWTAYYLKKAAPSLRVVVLERKFCGYGASGRNGGWLYNGIAGRDRYARLHGREAAMRLQRAMNETVDEVVRVAGAEGIEADIHRGGVLEVAYTPAQSGRLKAFHEHELAYGEVDRELYGARETAERIRVADAVGSTWTPHGARLNPVKLVTGLAAVVEGLGVTVHELTPVTEIRPGHAVTPYGTVRAPYVLRCTEGFTANLKGQRRTWLPMNSSMIATEPLTPAQWAAIGWEGRETLGDMAHAYMYAQRTADDRIALGGRGVPYRFGSRTDNDGRTQAATIEALYEILVKFFPSLAGVKVDHAWSGVLGVPRDWCATVTLDRSTGLGWAGGYVGSGVATANLAARTLRDLVQRDSGQAGATELTSLPWVNHRVRKWEPEPLRWAGVQGMYATYRTADRREAASHKGESSRLARWADRVAGRH
- a CDS encoding nucleotidyltransferase family protein, yielding MTDPNAASRPVQAVVLAGGQGSRLRPYTDDRPKPMVEIPGTGTPIIGHQLTWLAEEGVTDVVVSCGHLADVLQKWLDSADLPVRVTTVVETEPLGRGGGLKYAASHLPHPDRPWYATNGDIWTRFSLRDMADFHAERDALATLALARPRIPWGAVKTDGFGRVTDFIEAPPTTYEINAGVYVFSPEFTDLLPARGDHERTTFPRLARERRLAGFPIPQGAYWRAIDTAKDLTEAAKELAALSR
- a CDS encoding aminoglycoside phosphotransferase family protein; protein product: MIDAISVPEELAATLEMFFDEKGVAFAAALPDLATAFLNRWGLRLDGPAMHGMCALVLPVVRTADDTPAVLKLQILDAESEGEPVALRVWDGDGAVRLLAHDGETGTMLLERLDPARMLSHEPDTRKAVLVIARLLAHLTTAPAPPAMRRLSDIATDMLDRTPPVLARIPDTSDRRLIADCAAALREVVSEPGDRLLHWDLHFDNVLGADRAPWLAIDPKPLAGDPAFELWPALNNRFDPNEVPWRFDAMTDVLSLDRDRARAWTLARLLQNAVWEIEEGRPLDPDDLELARRLP
- a CDS encoding Tat pathway signal protein; this encodes MRRRRGRPVVPLLALTVLVSLLTSLLTLTGAGTARADDPVECAPLALAPFGDPGDSVARGTLAGGARACHTVTAEAGRHQVSLADPRHEAFVVVRGADGTEPECTAPNYGVRWCDFPAAGAYTVVVDNSGGFDATDYQLGVVPLAGSEGCAPAVGTSWDLPSATFRVVSPVQVDCLPFRGEPGERVNVYRGDVRQWITDETGTDICERGEDDEHGCVLPGDGPYRVLSYGFSDSGLPADERLQIRRLSAAEGCPALTTGAYGTPPAPGTLRCRSLTVPAAGRFLVSPVDPEQNEALWSYVYDGEGKKVCQAGGWCTFPAAGPYTLVVGDPNRVSDPQYATAFLDRTGTEGCRSVEWGRHEGEFGGAGEYDCLLLPGSEGARFAALTKLGGPGPRPAVEVLDGEGVTQCTDEALNTGTCEPAGTAPYRLLVRADSGTTGAYALDLVRTDTPEGCAELPSGSFADDGARATFGTGGGVFSRCLSVPEGEHTEAEVFQLIATSGGVAARFSVVDADGRKICDRSASTNGWVLCALTPGKAHTVLVNGRDQAATYTLARRDVTASASSAGCAASAATKVGGASVPGTHGAPGTLRCHRVTTTAATDVVHIDVRDRLGTGNIAVFGGDGGMECSFRNRPCAVSGSISHQVLVQVPASLKTAPDYRLDALRIATADGPAAECEKVPTVAYGYGPVTGRLDESRTAVCAVLPTAGFDTFATEISDTTGATTTAVPVLYTMSSWSNGCVNSSDGYRCGVDGSPGQSAPSLFLLGLPEKASTTSYRARLVCSPTLCGTEEVGVTSVGPDTGAADGKVTLTVTGTALPADAEVRLYQSGRSIMAKTESVSTDHRTLTATLDLTGVSPGTWSVSVIARGWEFQRGTFTVTRAQLRNTAAPKVSGTVAVGAKATATHGSWSSAPSSYTYQWNADGKAIKGATASTYMVPAGLLGKRLTVTVGAAKSGWDGGTATSAAVTVAKGSAPKVTKAPVISGTAKVGKRLKASKGTWSPAAGSYAYQWYAGGKAIKGAAESSLVLKSAQKGKKITVKVIAHRAGHKDGSAVSKATRAVVK
- a CDS encoding ABC transporter ATP-binding protein; protein product: MATVSFDKATRIYPGSTKPAVDALEIDIEDGEFLVLVGPSGCGKSTSLRMLAGLEDVNGGAIRIGDRDVTHLPPKDRDIAMVFQNYALYPHMSVADNMGFALKIAGVNKAEIRQKVEEAAKILDLTDYLDRKPKALSGGQRQRVAMGRAIVREPQVFLMDEPLSNLDAKLRVSTRTQIASLQRRLGITTVYVTHDQVEAMTMGDRVAVLKDGLLQQVDTPRNMYDRPANLFVAGFIGSPAMNLVEVPITDGGVKFGNSVVPVNRDALKAASDKGDTTVTVGVRPEHFDIVEHGSAVASTLSKDSADAPAGLAVTVNVVEELGADGYVYGTAEVDGETKDLVVRVNGRQVPEKGATLHVVPRPGENHVFSTSTGERLSD